A genomic window from Candidatus Pelagisphaera phototrophica includes:
- the hemE gene encoding uroporphyrinogen decarboxylase, which produces MNSRVRFLKALKCQSLDRPPIWVMRQAGRYLPEYRALKEKYTFLELAQTPELALEVTLQPLRRFHLDAAILFSDILVIPEAMGQGYHFRDAGGIAMNYRLENRQQIEALDSTRIEEKLNYVSDALKLIHTELSGSKALLGFGGSPWTLATYMVEGGSSKSFEQIKSLFYSDRATFDALMQKLTDSLICYFRMQKAAGVDAIQIFDSWGGIIAGTDYEDASLRWIRMIIDAVGNEIPIILYAKGTSVHLSEQCASNPNAISVDWTISMKEASERINDNIAIQGNLDPVILDTNPEIVRNQVLKILEAMRNRPGHIFNLGHGIHPAAKIENMETLVETVLGYKA; this is translated from the coding sequence TACCTGCCCGAGTATCGCGCCCTAAAAGAAAAATACACCTTTCTTGAACTCGCCCAAACTCCAGAGCTGGCACTGGAAGTAACCCTGCAGCCGCTCAGGCGCTTCCACTTGGACGCCGCAATCCTATTTTCAGACATTCTGGTCATTCCAGAAGCCATGGGACAGGGCTACCATTTTAGGGATGCAGGAGGGATTGCAATGAACTACCGCCTCGAGAACAGGCAGCAGATAGAAGCCTTAGACTCGACCCGGATCGAAGAAAAACTGAACTATGTTTCCGATGCCCTTAAGCTCATTCACACAGAACTTTCCGGGAGCAAAGCATTGCTCGGCTTTGGAGGTTCCCCTTGGACGCTCGCCACTTATATGGTTGAAGGAGGAAGCTCGAAAAGTTTCGAGCAGATCAAAAGCCTCTTCTACTCCGATCGGGCAACCTTTGATGCTTTGATGCAAAAACTTACGGATAGCTTGATCTGTTATTTCAGAATGCAAAAAGCCGCTGGTGTCGACGCGATCCAGATTTTCGATTCTTGGGGCGGCATCATAGCCGGTACTGACTACGAGGACGCATCTTTAAGATGGATCCGTATGATTATTGACGCAGTTGGAAATGAAATTCCCATAATTCTCTACGCTAAAGGCACATCCGTCCACCTTTCCGAGCAATGCGCCTCAAATCCAAACGCAATCTCGGTAGACTGGACGATATCAATGAAGGAAGCCTCCGAGAGAATAAACGACAACATCGCCATTCAAGGGAATCTGGATCCGGTAATTCTGGATACAAACCCGGAAATCGTTCGCAATCAGGTCCTGAAAATTTTAGAAGCGATGAGAAATCGTCCTGGTCATATTTTCAATCTGGGACACGGAATTCATCCGGCAGCCAAAATTGAAAACATGGAGACTCTCGTTGAAACAGTGTTAGGCTACAAGGCGTGA
- a CDS encoding tetratricopeptide repeat protein yields the protein MKTLVVAFAVFSIGYASGQDQEADEMGKPDLFGPEFQKRFTASYGVLEDREPELQELEISLLEKIGPMVEENPEFAKSMLEGMLGEETPATASFNFILANLYFNGGAWDDALAEYDRAIEKFPTFRRAWKNLGMLKTRRADYEGGMKALVRCIELGDTSPDTYGSAAYCHLRVGNLMAAELAYNAAVVLEPNNIEWVEGKAQAMMMAKRYKEALPLLEELLRRDPQKNIYRTYQANVYVETEQFYKAAQIFEMIEAFGDGTMDTRVQLANIYSLQGMYELAIDTYIGAKRSDLVKRISEVLLSVRFLVEKDEVDEARRLFDKIGSLDTYWKIEDRTRFLILESTFAKYDGDSVGEEGKLVEALENDPLNGEALIRLGSLHSERGEKAKAMYYFERAYSSEKHEYDALILASQTLIDEKRFSESLKLLQRALLREPSSELESLIGQVKQALIQ from the coding sequence ATGAAAACGTTGGTAGTTGCATTCGCTGTTTTTAGTATTGGTTACGCCTCTGGTCAGGATCAGGAAGCCGATGAAATGGGGAAGCCGGATTTGTTTGGACCCGAGTTTCAAAAGCGATTCACCGCAAGCTATGGAGTTCTGGAAGACCGGGAGCCGGAATTGCAGGAACTGGAGATTTCTCTATTGGAAAAAATTGGTCCCATGGTAGAGGAGAACCCGGAGTTCGCCAAATCTATGCTGGAAGGCATGCTAGGCGAAGAAACACCTGCGACGGCTTCATTCAATTTCATCTTAGCCAACCTCTACTTTAATGGAGGGGCTTGGGATGACGCTTTGGCTGAGTACGATCGAGCGATCGAGAAATTTCCTACATTCAGGAGAGCCTGGAAAAACTTAGGTATGCTGAAGACGAGGCGAGCGGATTATGAAGGGGGGATGAAGGCACTTGTTAGATGTATCGAACTTGGAGATACGAGCCCTGATACTTATGGCTCGGCGGCTTATTGCCATTTGCGCGTAGGGAATCTGATGGCGGCTGAACTGGCTTACAATGCCGCGGTCGTGCTTGAGCCAAATAATATCGAATGGGTCGAGGGCAAGGCACAGGCCATGATGATGGCCAAGCGGTACAAAGAGGCATTGCCATTGCTGGAGGAACTATTGCGGCGCGACCCCCAGAAAAATATTTATCGCACCTATCAGGCGAATGTTTATGTCGAAACCGAGCAATTTTATAAGGCGGCCCAGATTTTTGAAATGATCGAGGCTTTCGGCGATGGGACGATGGATACTCGTGTGCAGCTTGCTAATATATACAGTTTGCAAGGCATGTACGAACTTGCGATCGATACTTATATAGGGGCTAAACGGAGCGATTTGGTTAAGCGAATTTCAGAAGTCCTTCTGTCGGTGAGATTCCTAGTAGAAAAGGATGAAGTGGATGAAGCCCGACGCCTATTTGATAAGATTGGTTCACTCGACACGTATTGGAAGATAGAGGATAGAACGCGATTTTTAATCTTAGAGTCGACTTTCGCTAAGTACGATGGAGATAGTGTAGGGGAAGAAGGAAAGTTAGTGGAAGCCTTAGAGAACGATCCATTGAACGGCGAAGCACTAATTCGGCTGGGGTCACTTCATTCTGAAAGAGGAGAGAAGGCGAAAGCAATGTACTATTTCGAAAGAGCGTATAGCTCGGAAAAACATGAATATGATGCCCTGATTTTGGCTTCACAAACGCTCATCGATGAAAAACGCTTTTCTGAATCACTTAAATTGCTGCAACGCGCTTTGCTGAGGGAACCGAGCAGCGAACTTGAGTCATTGATTGGCCAAGTTAAGCAGGCGTTGATCCAGTAG
- a CDS encoding energy transducer TonB, which yields MKAYSLETGLNQSTNSIRVVVFAVIVTAVLFLGMSISRLGDIEQTEDVALAKIELFMPPPPPQPPPEIVEMVEVSQVPIQVDVTLNPDPAKLTVSPIETSIDAPSQITDKFEVNLTDFQRPNIQVNLESIVFEKSEVDQIPARNYSPMPTLPPKLKKEVGNARIIVQLSIDENGRPIHVMVLNSPVEEARPFIIRDLKRWRFRPAKKNGQKVKCWVRFVLVYQKSSSSPFSL from the coding sequence ATGAAGGCGTATTCTCTAGAGACGGGATTGAATCAGTCTACGAATTCGATCAGAGTTGTCGTATTTGCCGTAATCGTGACCGCTGTTTTGTTTTTAGGGATGTCAATCTCTCGACTCGGAGATATCGAGCAGACAGAAGACGTTGCATTGGCGAAGATTGAGTTGTTCATGCCTCCGCCGCCGCCACAACCTCCACCGGAGATAGTGGAAATGGTTGAAGTATCTCAAGTTCCGATACAGGTCGACGTCACGTTGAATCCAGATCCTGCGAAGCTGACGGTTTCGCCAATAGAAACTTCTATAGACGCACCCTCGCAAATAACCGATAAATTTGAAGTCAATTTGACCGATTTTCAAAGGCCGAACATTCAAGTGAATCTAGAGTCGATCGTTTTTGAGAAGAGTGAGGTGGATCAAATTCCTGCGAGGAACTACAGTCCTATGCCGACGCTTCCTCCGAAGTTGAAGAAGGAAGTGGGAAATGCTAGAATTATCGTCCAGCTGTCCATCGATGAAAACGGGCGCCCTATTCATGTGATGGTTTTGAACTCTCCCGTTGAGGAAGCTAGACCCTTTATTATTAGAGACCTAAAGCGTTGGCGATTCAGGCCGGCCAAGAAAAATGGTCAGAAGGTTAAGTGTTGGGTGCGCTTTGTCCTCGTCTATCAGAAATCGTCCTCGTCTCCATTTAGTCTATGA
- a CDS encoding ExbD/TolR family protein, with product MRRNMADLDLGGETEINLSPMIDCIFILLIFFIVTTVFVQEAGIDVEKPEASNSTPLPKNSILIAITDNGRIFYGGKEISLARVRPIVHRVLAIEDVPIIIQADRESIHDTFAKVYGEVKAAGGKDIHFATKE from the coding sequence ATGAGACGTAATATGGCCGATTTAGATCTAGGCGGGGAGACAGAGATTAATCTGTCCCCGATGATCGATTGCATATTCATTCTCCTCATTTTCTTCATTGTTACGACGGTTTTCGTGCAGGAAGCAGGTATTGATGTGGAAAAGCCTGAGGCTAGTAATTCCACACCACTTCCTAAAAACAGTATTCTAATCGCTATTACAGATAACGGTAGGATCTTTTACGGAGGAAAAGAGATTTCACTGGCGCGAGTGCGTCCCATCGTTCACCGGGTCCTCGCTATCGAAGACGTTCCAATCATAATCCAGGCTGACCGGGAGTCCATTCACGATACCTTTGCCAAGGTGTATGGTGAAGTGAAAGCTGCGGGCGGTAAGGACATTCATTTTGCGACGAAAGAATGA
- a CDS encoding MotA/TolQ/ExbB proton channel family protein, producing MTNEFYLEAWQTIQDGGVVMIALILLSVLLYRSALGTLFFVKGFSIAEIKSGIDENATNVELEIAYSQAKREFSEIVSRQVAYIGMLAAAAPLLGLLGTVIGMLETFESLSQRMQETTSQVSRGVRFALVTTQAGLIVAIPAIFMIQWIKREAKKRQEEIAHQELVSIHGERAFAK from the coding sequence GTGACAAACGAGTTCTATCTAGAAGCCTGGCAGACTATACAGGATGGAGGAGTCGTGATGATTGCACTGATCTTGTTGTCGGTGCTGCTTTATCGATCGGCACTCGGAACTTTGTTTTTCGTCAAAGGGTTTTCGATCGCTGAGATTAAAAGCGGTATAGATGAAAATGCGACCAATGTTGAGCTGGAGATAGCGTATTCACAAGCCAAGCGCGAGTTTAGTGAAATCGTTTCCCGTCAAGTCGCATACATCGGTATGCTCGCGGCCGCCGCGCCGTTACTAGGTTTATTAGGTACGGTGATTGGAATGCTGGAGACGTTTGAAAGTCTTTCGCAAAGAATGCAGGAGACAACTTCCCAAGTTAGCCGAGGTGTTCGCTTCGCTCTTGTTACTACCCAAGCGGGGCTAATCGTAGCGATTCCGGCGATTTTCATGATTCAGTGGATCAAGCGGGAAGCGAAGAAACGGCAGGAAGAAATTGCCCATCAGGAACTGGTATCGATTCATGGTGAAAGGGCATTTGCGAAATGA
- a CDS encoding MotA/TolQ/ExbB proton channel family protein, protein MESRVEQSLQKYRVLQEEIAAEKVPLIQLINELENQVIEMRGQMRSIRSGEERAREELRAQRSLTGDLRTQNDYVSGLFAQYLNTYEGRLNIAEDQRLSALLDPFREAIELAGPGTQEAREKRAEAVEICLQRLEVISGGYSFGGQAIDRAGEILEGDVIVFGPAAFFREKSGREVGTLNYRPGAIEPAVSTLEGAFGESLRNYGSSGQFNLPLDASMGKAASLEKASDNWREHIEKGGVVGYLIIGMGILALLLAGVKLIDFSALNVSIPSNLASTAAAAVEGNLEKANEQIAKSKPWMKAMLTEGAAHANEDRELMEDHMISVILHRKPRLERFLPWLAVTAAATPLMGLLGTVVGMIKTFTLITIFGSGDPKALSSGISEALVTTELGLVVAIPTLIIHGTLLRLAKRRISAMELAATEFSKIVNKLTGKGDA, encoded by the coding sequence ATGGAAAGTCGGGTAGAGCAAAGCCTGCAGAAATATCGCGTTCTCCAAGAGGAAATTGCGGCGGAGAAAGTCCCTTTGATACAGCTTATCAATGAGCTTGAAAACCAGGTCATCGAAATGCGTGGGCAGATGCGATCAATCCGCTCGGGAGAAGAACGGGCCCGAGAAGAGCTGAGAGCTCAGCGATCGCTCACGGGAGATTTGAGGACCCAGAATGATTACGTATCTGGGTTGTTTGCCCAGTATTTGAATACGTACGAAGGGAGATTGAATATTGCGGAGGATCAGAGGTTGTCGGCTTTGCTGGACCCTTTTCGAGAGGCTATTGAACTAGCAGGCCCAGGGACGCAGGAAGCTCGGGAGAAGCGTGCTGAGGCAGTCGAAATTTGCCTGCAGCGCCTCGAGGTGATTTCTGGTGGCTATTCCTTCGGCGGGCAAGCGATTGATCGAGCTGGCGAGATTCTCGAAGGCGATGTGATTGTTTTTGGTCCGGCAGCATTTTTTCGGGAGAAAAGTGGTAGGGAAGTGGGGACGCTCAACTATCGTCCGGGAGCAATCGAACCCGCAGTCTCAACTTTGGAAGGGGCATTTGGTGAGTCTTTAAGAAACTACGGATCTTCAGGTCAGTTTAACCTGCCTTTGGACGCCTCGATGGGTAAGGCGGCTTCGCTCGAAAAGGCGAGTGACAATTGGCGGGAGCACATTGAAAAAGGCGGAGTGGTCGGCTATCTTATTATTGGCATGGGAATTTTGGCCCTCCTCCTTGCTGGCGTGAAGCTAATCGATTTCAGCGCGTTGAACGTATCGATTCCGTCAAATCTAGCTTCAACTGCGGCGGCGGCGGTGGAAGGAAACCTTGAAAAAGCGAATGAGCAGATTGCGAAAAGCAAGCCGTGGATGAAGGCCATGCTTACTGAGGGCGCGGCTCATGCCAACGAAGATCGGGAATTGATGGAAGACCATATGATTAGCGTGATTTTGCATCGTAAGCCTCGACTCGAGCGTTTTCTCCCCTGGCTAGCAGTGACGGCGGCGGCGACCCCTTTGATGGGTCTTCTGGGGACGGTGGTTGGAATGATTAAAACATTCACATTGATCACGATATTCGGATCGGGAGATCCAAAAGCCCTTTCGTCGGGGATATCTGAGGCACTCGTGACAACGGAACTAGGGCTCGTGGTTGCGATTCCTACGCTGATTATTCATGGAACGCTCTTGCGACTAGCCAAACGCCGCATTAGCGCGATGGAATTAGCGGCCACTGAGTTTTCGAAGATCGTGAACAAGCTTACAGGAAAGGGAGACGCTTGA
- a CDS encoding DUF3450 family protein: MTEGPSPFYVARFTTRCLFKLAIFLGVAVNALGDDYERLESATKRWLDLEQRIAEERSTWKSQREVLSQSVKVLEASIDELTEGLENLKVSAEMRSSEFANNEQTYENEEATRAYYAGKLDEITELFLRLRASVPEYLEDEMNTAQEKLEMADPIALGERAQILIAAFTSVEEFNRSVTIDYVSRKLADGRDVMVSVLYWGLARAYAVDPQGTIAWELKPGPKGWVWHERPEYIQQIHELVQIHEQTRPPSIQSVPGEVLHELGGER, translated from the coding sequence ATGACAGAAGGACCTTCTCCCTTTTACGTAGCACGTTTCACAACGCGTTGCTTGTTCAAACTAGCAATTTTTCTCGGAGTCGCAGTCAATGCTTTAGGCGACGACTACGAGCGGCTCGAGTCTGCCACGAAACGTTGGCTAGATTTGGAGCAGCGAATCGCGGAAGAGCGCAGTACCTGGAAATCACAGAGAGAGGTTTTGTCTCAGAGCGTAAAAGTGCTCGAAGCCAGCATTGACGAACTGACGGAGGGACTGGAAAACTTGAAAGTGTCAGCCGAAATGCGATCGAGCGAGTTCGCGAACAATGAGCAGACCTATGAGAATGAGGAGGCCACACGGGCTTACTATGCGGGTAAGCTGGATGAGATAACCGAGCTCTTTTTGCGACTCAGAGCATCCGTACCCGAGTACCTCGAGGATGAGATGAATACGGCTCAGGAAAAACTGGAAATGGCTGATCCGATTGCTCTGGGGGAACGGGCGCAAATTTTGATAGCCGCATTCACTAGCGTCGAAGAGTTCAACCGATCCGTTACCATAGACTATGTATCAAGAAAACTTGCCGACGGTCGGGATGTCATGGTTTCGGTTCTCTACTGGGGTCTTGCCCGAGCCTATGCCGTTGATCCCCAAGGCACGATCGCGTGGGAGTTGAAACCAGGACCGAAAGGCTGGGTTTGGCATGAGCGACCCGAGTACATCCAGCAAATCCATGAACTGGTGCAGATTCACGAGCAGACGCGACCTCCGTCGATTCAGTCTGTACCGGGAGAAGTTTTGCACGAGTTAGGAGGTGAGAGATGA
- the rsmG gene encoding 16S rRNA (guanine(527)-N(7))-methyltransferase RsmG — protein sequence MERHFPDLTSLQYERLAQFADLIGEWNQKINLISRSDIGNLPKRHILHSLAIAKAMPFQPGTRIMDVGTGGGFPGLPLAILLPECGFHLVDSIGKKIKVVVDCVHRLGLDNVSAEQVRADKVPKQFDFVVARAVTQLPDFMNWVRRKIKKTAFNDLPNGVLYLKGGDLKEEFEKIRETPVAFPIREFFDYEEFDQKYVIHVPVKRD from the coding sequence GTGGAACGACACTTCCCTGATCTCACGTCGCTTCAATACGAACGACTCGCCCAATTCGCCGATTTGATCGGTGAATGGAACCAGAAGATCAATCTCATCTCACGGTCCGACATCGGCAACCTACCGAAACGGCACATTCTCCACTCGCTCGCCATTGCAAAAGCGATGCCTTTCCAACCCGGCACCCGCATCATGGACGTCGGCACTGGAGGGGGGTTCCCAGGACTTCCTCTGGCCATACTCTTACCCGAATGCGGATTCCACTTGGTCGATTCGATTGGGAAAAAAATCAAAGTAGTCGTAGACTGCGTCCATAGGCTCGGCCTGGATAATGTATCCGCTGAACAAGTGCGAGCAGACAAAGTCCCTAAGCAATTTGACTTCGTCGTCGCTCGGGCAGTAACACAGCTTCCCGACTTTATGAATTGGGTGCGTAGGAAAATAAAAAAAACCGCTTTCAACGATTTGCCAAACGGCGTCCTCTACCTGAAAGGCGGCGACCTCAAAGAGGAATTCGAGAAAATAAGAGAAACGCCAGTCGCGTTTCCCATACGGGAATTCTTCGACTACGAGGAATTCGATCAGAAGTATGTGATTCACGTTCCTGTTAAACGAGACTAG
- a CDS encoding DEAD/DEAH box helicase, translating into MDLRIIIPPNLESSAPRDAIPTKLEALDRDGKVRTPESFPETAFGDLTESHRIAAFSLLQWSGGKLSSFFQLDRAKLSHLVDTLQGQQVFFWANRPKEPIEWNRGELIGVSEFLSQEPSSATPPRESSSTDQTVEARFPSPRQRESFSGNPMIVDGSSHFLTVSLPSREHPYYAEIRELLDSSRFRLEPRNRKWWLRDRHQTLNFLGEFWTDLEERYGAEFTDNFRSRTAEIKEASIKASVQEDRNHYRVTLSVQAGGISEQSVLQSINSGCHYVESGPKVFLIKKRSLEKLHALQQSLESSPDAPLLHQGTYNVPFSRAPEIENELVALNPNFKPPSTWRGRSAALRDLSKLISPPLPDSLSKILRPYQTIGVSWLHHLYTHQLGGILADEMGLGKTLQALALISSLKLSDAERSEATDFPHSSGFKRSLVVCPASLVENWRREAEKHCPELRIFVNHGVNRFKNETDLDATDLVITSYGTLIRDQSIFSAMGFRCVFADEAQHIKNRRTQNAKAILSLDSRGRFLLTGTPVENSIRDLMSLLEFILPGGWKGIPRDAKGDDRKWHEKRIQEQATPYILRRSKAHVAPELPEKLEHVVYVEMTPDQRKLYDQTKNQAESELTELEKSGASEGSIQMKTLTQLLRLRQVCCDPRLLESETEPNTSAKRSNFFELLEESIDGGHRVLVFSQFVSILTLLRNELEDQEIDYCYLDGSTRNRMDVVDRFQNNETIPVFLISLKAGGVGLNLTGADTVIHFDPWWNPAAEAQATDRAHRIGQNKVVTSYKLIVSNSVEERVLQMQNTKRRLLEEIFEASEANNSKIGIEDLRTLLR; encoded by the coding sequence GTGGACTTACGCATAATCATCCCACCGAATCTGGAGTCCTCCGCGCCGCGGGACGCCATTCCGACTAAGCTGGAAGCGCTTGATCGCGACGGCAAAGTTCGAACTCCAGAATCCTTCCCCGAGACTGCATTTGGCGATCTAACCGAGAGCCATCGCATCGCAGCGTTTTCACTTCTCCAATGGTCCGGCGGGAAACTGTCCTCCTTTTTCCAGCTGGATAGGGCAAAACTTTCGCATCTGGTGGACACACTCCAAGGTCAGCAAGTCTTCTTCTGGGCGAACCGCCCGAAGGAACCGATTGAATGGAATAGGGGTGAGCTAATCGGGGTGAGCGAATTTCTGTCTCAAGAGCCATCTTCTGCCACCCCGCCACGGGAAAGCTCGAGCACCGATCAAACTGTAGAAGCACGATTCCCTTCACCGAGGCAGAGAGAATCCTTTTCCGGAAACCCCATGATTGTCGATGGATCCTCTCATTTTCTCACTGTTTCACTTCCTTCTCGGGAACACCCCTACTACGCGGAAATTCGCGAGTTACTGGATTCTTCCCGCTTTCGACTGGAACCGCGAAATCGTAAATGGTGGCTACGCGATCGTCACCAGACTTTGAATTTTCTTGGAGAGTTCTGGACAGACCTTGAAGAAAGGTACGGAGCAGAGTTCACTGACAATTTCCGCTCTCGCACCGCGGAAATCAAGGAAGCTTCAATCAAGGCGTCGGTTCAGGAAGATCGCAACCACTACAGAGTCACGCTTTCGGTCCAAGCAGGAGGAATATCAGAGCAGTCAGTACTCCAGTCGATCAACTCGGGCTGTCATTACGTGGAATCAGGGCCAAAAGTCTTCCTCATCAAAAAACGGAGTCTGGAAAAATTGCACGCGCTGCAACAGTCCCTCGAATCGTCTCCTGATGCGCCGCTTCTACACCAGGGGACCTACAACGTTCCCTTCTCTAGAGCACCCGAGATCGAAAACGAACTAGTCGCGTTAAACCCGAATTTCAAACCGCCCTCGACCTGGCGAGGCCGAAGCGCCGCTCTTCGCGACCTCTCGAAACTCATCAGCCCTCCTCTCCCCGACTCGTTATCGAAAATTCTTCGACCCTACCAGACAATCGGAGTGTCTTGGCTTCATCATCTCTACACCCACCAGCTCGGCGGTATTTTAGCAGATGAAATGGGTCTGGGCAAAACCCTGCAAGCCCTCGCTTTAATCTCCAGCCTCAAGCTCTCTGACGCTGAGAGGTCAGAGGCAACAGACTTTCCTCATTCGAGCGGATTCAAGCGGTCACTCGTCGTTTGCCCCGCTTCGCTCGTCGAGAACTGGAGACGCGAAGCGGAAAAGCATTGTCCAGAATTGCGCATATTCGTTAACCACGGAGTCAATCGTTTCAAAAACGAAACAGACCTGGACGCAACAGACTTGGTTATCACATCCTACGGTACACTCATTCGAGATCAGTCTATTTTCTCCGCAATGGGCTTTCGCTGTGTATTCGCCGATGAGGCACAGCATATAAAAAACCGCCGCACTCAGAATGCGAAAGCGATTCTTAGCCTCGATTCGCGAGGACGCTTCCTTCTGACCGGCACTCCGGTTGAGAACAGCATTCGAGACCTGATGTCACTTCTAGAATTCATTTTACCAGGAGGATGGAAGGGAATTCCAAGAGACGCCAAAGGCGATGACCGGAAATGGCACGAAAAAAGAATTCAAGAGCAGGCCACCCCATACATTCTGCGAAGATCAAAGGCTCATGTTGCTCCCGAACTTCCAGAGAAACTAGAGCATGTGGTCTATGTCGAGATGACACCCGATCAAAGAAAGCTCTACGATCAAACTAAAAATCAGGCGGAGTCTGAGCTGACTGAACTCGAAAAATCCGGGGCTTCTGAAGGATCGATCCAGATGAAAACGCTGACGCAGCTTCTCCGTCTTCGTCAGGTTTGTTGCGATCCCCGACTGCTGGAGTCCGAAACAGAACCCAACACCTCAGCCAAGCGATCGAATTTCTTCGAACTCCTCGAAGAATCCATTGATGGAGGGCACCGTGTCCTCGTCTTCTCACAGTTTGTTTCTATTCTGACTCTTCTCAGAAACGAACTTGAAGATCAGGAAATCGATTACTGCTATCTGGATGGATCCACTCGTAATCGAATGGATGTGGTAGACCGTTTCCAGAACAATGAGACAATCCCTGTGTTCCTTATTTCGCTCAAAGCCGGAGGAGTGGGACTCAATTTGACCGGTGCCGATACGGTGATCCACTTCGATCCCTGGTGGAATCCAGCCGCTGAAGCCCAAGCCACTGATCGGGCCCACCGTATCGGACAAAACAAAGTGGTAACGAGCTACAAGCTCATCGTTTCCAATTCAGTCGAAGAGCGCGTGCTGCAAATGCAAAACACCAAAAGGCGGCTTCTTGAGGAAATATTTGAAGCCAGCGAGGCCAATAATTCGAAAATTGGAATCGAAGACCTCAGAACACTGTTACGATAG
- the rarD gene encoding EamA family transporter RarD, with protein sequence MGKLAAIGCYAYWGLVVFYWTWLDKVESQEILMHRVVWTLVAMVVVIYFRGNMSEYLKAFRDWYVIKWHLVAASLLALNWYLFVYGVTNGRITDASLGYFLCPFATILWGRFFEKETLNYLQLFAIILVAVGVGRLAFNLNDFPYVATGIALTWSSYSVVKKRSKLEIFSSLGMEMTLLAPFALISLFWFGRKGELVWGTQGAGYDWLIVSTGVATLIPLLLYSYAVRRVSLTNMGLLQYIMPTMALVIAVFVFGEPFGGVRLFAFSCIWIGLATYGYDSLHKAPE encoded by the coding sequence ATGGGAAAACTAGCCGCGATTGGGTGTTATGCCTATTGGGGGCTGGTTGTCTTTTACTGGACTTGGCTTGATAAAGTTGAGTCTCAGGAGATCCTCATGCATCGGGTTGTTTGGACGTTGGTCGCAATGGTGGTGGTTATTTACTTTCGAGGAAACATGTCTGAGTATCTAAAGGCATTTCGCGATTGGTATGTTATTAAGTGGCATTTGGTCGCGGCTTCCCTTCTTGCCCTTAACTGGTATTTGTTTGTTTACGGCGTTACTAATGGGCGAATTACAGATGCTAGTCTGGGCTACTTTTTATGTCCCTTCGCAACCATATTGTGGGGACGCTTTTTTGAGAAAGAGACCCTGAATTACCTGCAGCTATTTGCGATTATCTTGGTGGCTGTGGGAGTAGGGCGACTAGCGTTCAACTTGAATGACTTTCCTTATGTCGCGACTGGAATTGCTTTAACGTGGAGTAGCTACAGCGTTGTTAAGAAGCGATCGAAGCTAGAAATTTTTTCCAGTCTCGGGATGGAAATGACGCTCTTAGCTCCGTTTGCGTTAATATCGCTCTTCTGGTTCGGGAGAAAAGGCGAACTGGTCTGGGGAACTCAGGGCGCTGGCTATGATTGGCTTATCGTTTCTACTGGAGTGGCTACTCTGATTCCCTTGCTCTTGTATAGTTACGCAGTTCGTCGCGTATCTCTTACCAATATGGGGCTCCTGCAGTATATCATGCCAACCATGGCATTGGTCATAGCGGTGTTTGTATTTGGAGAGCCATTCGGCGGAGTCCGACTTTTTGCGTTTTCCTGTATTTGGATCGGCTTAGCTACTTATGGCTACGATAGCCTGCACAAGGCTCCGGAATAA